In Candidatus Eisenbacteria bacterium, the DNA window AAGGCCTCCCCGCCGGGGGGAATGCGATGACAGGCCTGTCGATTCGCGAGTTCTACGAGCAGGCGGGGGCCCAGGCCCAGCTGAGGATCCTCGGCAAGGGGCTGTCGAGCCGGCAGCCCATTTCGGTGAGCGACCTCAACAGGCCTGGGCTCGCGCTCACGGGGTTCGTCGACAACTTCTCGTGGGAGCGAATCCTGATCTTCGGGCAGACGGAGGTCAGCTATCTCCTGACACTCGGGGACGAGGCGCGGAAGAGGGCGCTCGAGCACGTCTTCCAGTTCCCGATCCCCTGCGTCGTCGTGAGCAAGGGGCTCACGCCCCCGGCTCCGCTCTGCGAGCTCGCGGACGACAGGCAGATTCCGGTGCTCGGCTCCGAACTGGAGACGACGCCGCTCATTCACACCGTCACCTCGTTTCTCGAAGAGACCTTCGCCCCCTCGACCTCGATGCACGCCTCGCTTGTCGACGTCTATGGCGTAGGTCTCCTCATCACCGGGCGCAGCGCGATCGGCAAGAGCGAGTGCGCCCTCGACCTGGTGGAGAGGGGCGCCCGGCTCGTCGCGGACGACATCGTCACGATCCGCAGGCAGCGCAACGTGCTGATCGGCTCCGGCAACGAGATGCTCCGCCACTGCATGGAGATCCGCGGGATCGGGATCGTCGATGTCCAGAGCATCTTCGGAATCCGCTCGATCAGAGCCCGGAAGCGCGTCGAGGTGGAGGTGAACCTCAGGGAGTGGGACGCGACGGAGGACTACGAGCGCCTGGGTCTGGAGGAGAGGCAGACAACGATCCTGGACGTCAGGATCCCTCTCGTGGTCGTGCCGATCTTCCCTGGCAAGAACATCACCGTGATCGCCGAGACGATCGCGCTGAACTACCTCGTCAAGGCGTACGGGTACAGTCCCGCGGAGCATTTGAACGAGAACCTGCTCCAGATGATCCGCCGCAAGAAGAACCTCGAGATCCTGGCTCGGGACGATCTGGAATAGGATGATGGCGACGGAGGTCTTCGGGATTCTGGTGACGCACGGCTCGCTGGGCGACGAGCTGGTCCGCACTGCGGAGGCGATCGTGGGTCCCCAGGAGGGGATTGCCGTGCTCAGCAACGCCGGGGCTTCCCTCGAGGATCTCGCCTCCAGGCTCAAGGGGCTGATCGAGGGGCGCGCCGCCCGGGGCGCGCTCTTTCTCTTCGTCGACCTGCTGGGCGGAAGCTGCGGCCACGCATGCCAAGAGATCCTGCGCGTCGATCCGCGGACGGTCCTCTTCTCAGGCGTGAATCTCCCGATGTTCCTCGAATTCCTGCACCAGCGCGACCGTGTCGGCATCGAAGAACTCCGGGAGCGGCTGCTCGCGAAGGGTCGCAACGGGATCCAGTGCCTCTCGTGATCCCCTTCGCCCTTGTGCGCGTGGACGACCGTCTGCTGCACGGCCAGGTTTCGCTCGGCTGGCGGGGAGCCCTGGAGCCGCGCTCGTTCGTCATCGTCGATGACGAGGTGGCGTCCGATCCCTTGAGCGCCGCTCTCTTCGAATCGGCCGTTCCGGATGGATGCCGGCTCGTCGTCCTGAGCGCCGCCGCGTTCCTGTCGGGGAAGGGGCTCGAAGGGATCGATCCGTCCCGCTCGATCCTCTTGCTCCGCGGACTTCCTCAGCTGCGGTCGCTGTGCGAAGGGGAGTTCCTTCCGGCCGAGGTCAACCTCGGCGGAATCCACTTTCGAGAGGGAGCCCGCCGCTACAACGACTACCTCTTCCTCACCGACACGGACCTCGCGGCGGCGAAGGATCTATTGCGGAGGGGGATCCCGCTCTACGTCCAGGACCTCCCTTCAGCCCCAAAGCGGCCGCTCGCCGACGTCCTGGCGGCCACAGGAGAAGGAGCGTGAAGCAGCTTCAGCTATGCATCGTGATCCACAACCACCAGCCGACGGGCAACTTCGACGGCGTGATAGAGGAGGCCTATCGTCTAGCCTATCTTCCTTTCCTCGAAGCGCTCGAGGAGCAGCCGCACGTGCGGATCGCCCTCCACAACTCCGGCTGCCTCTGGGAGTGGCTTGAGGCGCGCCATCCGGAGTACGGGCGCCGTGTGGAGGCGCTCGTCGCCTCGGGTCGGATCGAGCTCATGGGCGGGGGTTTCTTCGAGCCGATCCTGCCGCTCTGGCCCGAGCGCGATCGCAGGGGGCAGATCAGGCGGATGTCGCGATTTCTGCGGGAGCGTTTCGGAGTCGAGCCCCGCGGCATCTGGCTGGCCGAACGCGTCTGGGAGCCCCATCTGGCGAGCGACCTCGCCGCCGAGGGGATCGAGTATCTCTGCCTCGACGACACCCAGCTCCTTCAGGTGGGAGTCAAGGACGAGGATCTGCGCGGCTACTATCTGACGGAGGACTCGGGCGCGGTGGTGGCCGTCTATCCCATCCAGATGCGCCTGCGCTACGAGATCCCCTTCGCCCCGCCGGAGCAGGTCATCGAGACGCTGCGCGCTTCCGCCGACCCGGAGCCCGGAACGATGCGCCTCTTCGGCGACGACGGCGAGAAGTTCGGCGTCTGGCCCGGGACCCACAAGCTCTGCTACGGGGAAGGGTGGCTGAGGCGGTTCTTCGACCGACTTGGGCAGGAGGGTTCGTGGCTCAGCCTGGCGCTTCCGTCGGAGCACAGGATGCGCACTCCGCCCCGCGGCAGGATCTACCTGCCCGCGGGCTCCTACAGGGAGATGACCGAGTGGGCCCTTCCTCCCGACGCCCAGGAGATCTTCAGCGAGACGTCGCGATTCCTGCGCGACTCGGGGCGCGGGGATGCCGAGGCGCTGCTTCTCAAGGGCGGGACCTTCAGGAACTTCCTCGTTCGCTACGCCGAATCGAATCAGATGCACAAGAGGTGTCTCCTCGCGCACTCGCGACTCGATGAGGCGGGCGACATCTCCGAGGGGCTTCGCGACGAGATCCGCGATCATCTCTGGCGCGCCCAGTGCAACTGCGCATACTGGCACGGCGTCTTTGGAGGGCTCTACCTGCCTCACCTGAGAGACGCCATCTATCGGGAGATCTTGACCGGGGAGGGGAAGCTCGATCGCGCCGTGCGCGGGTCGGACCGCTGGGCCGAGGCCGCGCTCTACGACTACGACGGCGACGGCGAGCGAGAAGCGATTCTGCGCTCTGACAGGCTCGAGCTTCACGTCTCTCCGCGCTGCGGAGGAGGGGTGCTGGAGCTGGACGACAAGGTCGGCGGACGAAACCTCGTCAACACCCTCACGCGCCGGCGGGAGGCCTATCATGCCCGCTTCCGCAAGGAGGAATCGGCGAGCGATGACGGAGCGCGGACGATCCATGGCCGATTCGAGACCAAGGAGGAGGGCCTCGATCGCTTCCTGAGATACGACCGGGGCCGGCGGATGGGCCTGTCGGATCGGATCTTCCTGACCCCGCCGACGATCGAGGATGTCACGGGGGAAGGGGGCGGCCTCGGCTGCGGCGCGCGCGGTGGGGCCTACGAGGCCGATCTGGCCACCGGAGACGGCTGGGCGGAGGCGATCCTGAGGGGTCGGTTCACGCTCGATTCCTCCGGGGAGCGTGGGGTCGCCATGTCGAGAACCCTTCGCATCCACGCCGGAGAGTCCCGAGTCGACGTGATCTGCGAGATCCGTTCCCTGGCGGCCATGCCCCTCAGATTCCACTTTGGCCTCGAGTGGATCCTGAACCTCCTCGCGGGGCGGGCGCCGGATCGATTCGTTCTTGTCGACGGCGTGAAGCCCGAGGATCCTCACCTGGCCGGAACGGGGGCCCACCCGGGAGCCGCCTCGGTCTCGCTGGTCGATGAGTGGTCCGGGACCCGGGTCGATCTCTCGGCGGAGGGCGCGGCGGCCTGGTTTCGGGGACCCCTCGAGACGGTCTCCCTCTCTGAGACCGGCGCGGAGCGGGTTTTCCAGGGCACAATCCTGACGCCTGTCTGGGAGATCGATCTCGGAGCGGGCGCGGCGATCCGGAAACGGATGAGCCTTGCGATCTCCCATTCGGGCGCTTCGAGCCGATCTGAGGGAGGTCCGGCCGCGTGAGCTTCATCCCGTGCGGCGTAGTCCTGATCGCGATCTGGGGCGGACTCTGCTCCGCCGATCAGCGCTCGCTCGGGGGAAGACAGATCCATCAGCCGATCGTCGCGGCGGTCGGCGCGGGTCTGCTGCTCGGAGCGCCGATCCCGGCGCTCCTGGTCGGTCTCTGG includes these proteins:
- the hprK gene encoding HPr(Ser) kinase/phosphatase, with product MTGLSIREFYEQAGAQAQLRILGKGLSSRQPISVSDLNRPGLALTGFVDNFSWERILIFGQTEVSYLLTLGDEARKRALEHVFQFPIPCVVVSKGLTPPAPLCELADDRQIPVLGSELETTPLIHTVTSFLEETFAPSTSMHASLVDVYGVGLLITGRSAIGKSECALDLVERGARLVADDIVTIRRQRNVLIGSGNEMLRHCMEIRGIGIVDVQSIFGIRSIRARKRVEVEVNLREWDATEDYERLGLEERQTTILDVRIPLVVVPIFPGKNITVIAETIALNYLVKAYGYSPAEHLNENLLQMIRRKKNLEILARDDLE
- a CDS encoding PTS galactitol transporter subunit IIBC; this encodes MMATEVFGILVTHGSLGDELVRTAEAIVGPQEGIAVLSNAGASLEDLASRLKGLIEGRAARGALFLFVDLLGGSCGHACQEILRVDPRTVLFSGVNLPMFLEFLHQRDRVGIEELRERLLAKGRNGIQCLS
- a CDS encoding PTS sugar transporter subunit IIB; amino-acid sequence: MPRDPARRSADGPLLRRESPDVPRIPAPARPCRHRRTPGAAAREGSQRDPVPLVIPFALVRVDDRLLHGQVSLGWRGALEPRSFVIVDDEVASDPLSAALFESAVPDGCRLVVLSAAAFLSGKGLEGIDPSRSILLLRGLPQLRSLCEGEFLPAEVNLGGIHFREGARRYNDYLFLTDTDLAAAKDLLRRGIPLYVQDLPSAPKRPLADVLAATGEGA
- a CDS encoding DUF1926 domain-containing protein yields the protein MRRGVPSGRGQPRRNPLSRGSPPLQRLPLPHRHGPRGGEGSIAEGDPALRPGPPFSPKAAARRRPGGHRRRSVKQLQLCIVIHNHQPTGNFDGVIEEAYRLAYLPFLEALEEQPHVRIALHNSGCLWEWLEARHPEYGRRVEALVASGRIELMGGGFFEPILPLWPERDRRGQIRRMSRFLRERFGVEPRGIWLAERVWEPHLASDLAAEGIEYLCLDDTQLLQVGVKDEDLRGYYLTEDSGAVVAVYPIQMRLRYEIPFAPPEQVIETLRASADPEPGTMRLFGDDGEKFGVWPGTHKLCYGEGWLRRFFDRLGQEGSWLSLALPSEHRMRTPPRGRIYLPAGSYREMTEWALPPDAQEIFSETSRFLRDSGRGDAEALLLKGGTFRNFLVRYAESNQMHKRCLLAHSRLDEAGDISEGLRDEIRDHLWRAQCNCAYWHGVFGGLYLPHLRDAIYREILTGEGKLDRAVRGSDRWAEAALYDYDGDGEREAILRSDRLELHVSPRCGGGVLELDDKVGGRNLVNTLTRRREAYHARFRKEESASDDGARTIHGRFETKEEGLDRFLRYDRGRRMGLSDRIFLTPPTIEDVTGEGGGLGCGARGGAYEADLATGDGWAEAILRGRFTLDSSGERGVAMSRTLRIHAGESRVDVICEIRSLAAMPLRFHFGLEWILNLLAGRAPDRFVLVDGVKPEDPHLAGTGAHPGAASVSLVDEWSGTRVDLSAEGAAAWFRGPLETVSLSETGAERVFQGTILTPVWEIDLGAGAAIRKRMSLAISHSGASSRSEGGPAA